In Bacteroidales bacterium, the DNA window CATACAATTTCCGTGATACCTGTATTTTCAGTTTGCCTTTTAGTCAGTAAAGCCTGCAAAAATACAACAGATATTTGGTTATAACAATAAAGTAAGTTTCAATCGTTTGTTACATATTTCTGGAAATAATTATCCGGCCGGAAATTTCCTGTCAGTATTGTCTTTTTTGTTTTCAAAGTCCTGTTGAATTTTTTTATATTTGATATGAATGGAGATATTAAAACAAGTATTGAAACATCCATAAAATAATTGGTTTGCTTTAACAAGTTTTAAAGCATCTTTCATGATCGGAGAATTTTAATACTCTTAAATTCAATAATTATGAATTCAATATCAAGAAGAGCTTTCATCAAAAAAAGTATGGCCGGTACTGCCGGTGCATTGTTATCAACTCACGCTTTCGGCAACTTTTCTTCAATACTGGGTGCCAATGAAACAATTAACGTGGCCATAGCAGGATTTCGCTCTCATGGCCGGAGCCACATCAATGCTTATAAGAACATGCCCGGTGTCCGCATTGCTGCTCTTTGCGATGTGGATAAGGAAGTGCTTGATCGGGGTGTTGCCTCTTTGGCTAAAGACAACATCAAGCCAAAAGCTTACAGAGATATTCGGAAGTTGTTGGAGGATAAGGATGTGGATGCCATATCTGTGGTTACTCCCAACCATTGGCATGCTTTGGCTACTGTATGGGCTTGTCAGGCCGGAAAAGATGTATGTGTGGAAAAACCGGTTTCCCATTGTATTTGGGAAGGCCGTAAAATGGTAGAGGCAGCACAAAAGTATAACCGGATTGTACAAGCTGATCTGGATATGCGCTCTGATGAAAGCCGACATAAAGCTGTAGCCTATATCCATGAAGGGAATCTTGGCAAAATACTAAAAGTAAGAATAACCAATTATAAACGTCGGAGAAGTATAGGTAAGGTTCATGGGGTTCAGGCTGTACCCGACAATATAAATTATAATCTCTGGCTGGGCCGGGCGCCCATGGAGCCCCTGATGCGTCAGAATTTGCACTATGATTGGCATTGGCAATGGGCAACCGGCAATGGCGAAATCGGGAACAATGGTCCCCATCAGTTGGATTATGTTCGCTGGATACTGGGGAAAAACACCCTTCCTAAAACAGTAATGAGTTATGGCGGGCGTTATGGTTATCTTGATGATGGAGAAACACCCAATACCCAGGTGGCTGTTTATGATTATGATGGCATCCCGGTGATTTATGAATCCAGGGGACTTGCAGAAAACAAGTTTACCGAGATCATGAGCGATTTTGTAGGTTATACGGCTACCGGCAAGAAGGTTGTTCATCCCTACAAGAGTGAATCTCCCAATATGAATGTCATTGTGTTTTGTGAGAACGGCTATTTATACAACACCACCGTCTATGACAATGATGGAAAAGAAGTGAAGAGATTTGAATCCGAAAGTGAGACGGGGCCTCAGGCTCATTTTATAAATGCGGTCAGAAGCCGGAAGAAACAAGATTTGAGAACAAATATTGAAGAAGGCCACCTTTCCACATCATTGTGCCATA includes these proteins:
- a CDS encoding Gfo/Idh/MocA family oxidoreductase is translated as MNSISRRAFIKKSMAGTAGALLSTHAFGNFSSILGANETINVAIAGFRSHGRSHINAYKNMPGVRIAALCDVDKEVLDRGVASLAKDNIKPKAYRDIRKLLEDKDVDAISVVTPNHWHALATVWACQAGKDVCVEKPVSHCIWEGRKMVEAAQKYNRIVQADLDMRSDESRHKAVAYIHEGNLGKILKVRITNYKRRRSIGKVHGVQAVPDNINYNLWLGRAPMEPLMRQNLHYDWHWQWATGNGEIGNNGPHQLDYVRWILGKNTLPKTVMSYGGRYGYLDDGETPNTQVAVYDYDGIPVIYESRGLAENKFTEIMSDFVGYTATGKKVVHPYKSESPNMNVIVFCENGYLYNTTVYDNDGKEVKRFESESETGPQAHFINAVRSRKKQDLRTNIEEGHLSTSLCHMGNISYSLGSHLSPNQIRERLGDDRLAMQAFERFQEHLAANEVNIWKQPVMMGPVLQYDSTNEQFIGEFSEEANYYLKDTYRAPFVIPEKV